The proteins below are encoded in one region of Mycobacterium pseudokansasii:
- a CDS encoding THUMP-like domain-containing protein — protein sequence MAACGAQGLVLQRHGHRGQAVLSVGLAFTSEDVGYLRSQSGAAALAAVAEFELSDATRVADTTAVRARFGERAPILVETTLLRRRAADKLAGLGDVSSWLFTDEALQQATVAAVALHRARRLAGLVVHDATCSIGTELAALRGTAARVIGSDIDPVRLAMARHNLGPDADLCRADALHPVTRDAVVVVDPARRRGGRRRLRPDDYQPALDPLLATYRGRELVVKCAPGIDFEQVSRLGFEGEIEVTAYRGSVREACLWSDGLAAPGVRRRASILDSGEQITDTEPDDCAVRPAGRWIIDPDGAVVRAGLVRHYGARHGLWQLDPEIAYLSGDRLPAGVRGFEVLEQLPFDERRLRQALAALECAALEILVRGVQVDPDALRRRLRLRGSRRLSVVITRIGSAAAGRGTAFVCRPSR from the coding sequence ATGGCGGCATGTGGCGCCCAAGGGCTGGTTCTACAACGTCATGGTCACCGGGGTCAAGCCGTCCTGAGTGTCGGCCTGGCGTTCACTTCTGAGGACGTCGGTTATCTGCGCTCGCAGTCGGGTGCTGCCGCGCTGGCCGCGGTCGCCGAGTTCGAGCTGAGCGATGCCACCCGGGTCGCCGACACCACCGCGGTGCGAGCCCGGTTCGGCGAGCGGGCGCCCATCCTGGTGGAGACCACGCTGTTACGGCGGCGCGCTGCCGACAAGCTGGCCGGTCTGGGCGACGTCTCGAGTTGGCTGTTCACGGATGAGGCGCTGCAGCAGGCCACGGTCGCGGCGGTGGCGCTGCATCGCGCCCGACGGCTCGCCGGTCTGGTGGTGCACGACGCGACGTGTTCGATTGGGACTGAGCTGGCCGCGCTGCGCGGCACGGCGGCACGCGTGATCGGCAGCGACATCGACCCCGTCCGGTTGGCGATGGCGCGCCACAACCTGGGACCCGATGCCGACCTGTGTCGCGCCGACGCCCTGCACCCGGTGACCCGGGATGCGGTCGTCGTCGTCGACCCGGCGCGTCGCCGTGGCGGGCGCCGGCGCTTGCGCCCGGACGACTATCAACCGGCGCTGGACCCGCTGCTGGCGACCTACCGCGGCCGGGAGCTCGTCGTAAAGTGCGCTCCCGGAATCGATTTCGAGCAGGTAAGCCGGCTCGGATTCGAGGGAGAAATCGAGGTGACGGCCTACCGCGGCTCGGTTCGGGAGGCCTGCCTGTGGTCGGACGGATTGGCTGCACCGGGCGTGCGGCGTCGGGCCAGCATCCTCGACAGCGGCGAACAGATCACCGATACCGAGCCCGACGACTGCGCGGTCCGGCCCGCCGGGCGGTGGATCATCGATCCTGACGGGGCCGTCGTCCGGGCCGGCCTGGTCCGCCATTACGGCGCCCGGCACGGGCTGTGGCAGCTCGACCCCGAAATCGCCTACCTGTCCGGTGATCGGCTGCCCGCGGGGGTGCGCGGTTTCGAGGTGCTCGAGCAGTTGCCGTTCGACGAGCGCCGGTTGCGTCAGGCGCTGGCTGCACTCGAGTGCGCGGCGCTGGAGATCCTGGTCCGCGGCGTTCAGGTGGATCCCGACGCGCTGCGGCGACGGCTGCGGTTGCGTGGCAGCCGACGACTGTCGGTGGTCATCACCCGGATCGGTTCGGCGGCCGCCGGCCGTGGGACCGCCTTCGTATGCCGCCCGTCTCGGTAG
- a CDS encoding esterase, translated as MRHLIAAAVLAAAVLLACPAAAAPPSCASLGGSVEAAQMCHIHATGPSYTLDISYPVDYPDQQALTDYITQNRDGFVNVAQGSPRRDRPYQMDATAEQRSAGQPPHNTRSVVLKLFQDLGGAHPFTWYKAFNYNLGTKQPITFDTLFAPGTTPLDAIFPIVQRDLQHQTGLGVVMPSNGLDPSHYQNFAITDDDVIFYFAQGELLPSYAGATQVQVPRSAIPALAI; from the coding sequence ATGCGTCATCTGATAGCGGCCGCAGTGCTGGCTGCTGCAGTCCTGTTGGCCTGCCCGGCAGCGGCCGCGCCGCCGTCCTGTGCCAGCCTCGGCGGTTCGGTCGAGGCAGCGCAGATGTGCCACATTCATGCGACAGGCCCCAGCTACACGCTGGACATCAGCTATCCCGTCGACTACCCCGACCAGCAGGCACTGACCGACTACATCACGCAGAACCGCGACGGATTCGTCAACGTGGCACAGGGGTCGCCGCGACGCGACCGCCCTTACCAGATGGACGCCACCGCCGAACAACGCAGCGCCGGCCAGCCACCACACAACACCCGCAGCGTGGTGCTCAAGTTGTTCCAGGATCTCGGTGGCGCACATCCGTTCACCTGGTACAAGGCCTTCAACTACAACCTGGGGACCAAACAACCCATCACCTTCGACACGCTGTTTGCGCCCGGGACCACGCCGCTGGACGCGATCTTTCCGATCGTGCAACGGGACCTGCAACACCAGACCGGGCTCGGAGTGGTGATGCCCTCCAACGGGCTCGATCCGAGCCACTACCAGAACTTCGCCATCACCGACGACGACGTGATTTTCTACTTCGCCCAGGGCGAGCTGCTGCCTTCGTACGCCGGAGCCACTCAAGTCCAGGTGCCGCGCAGCGCCATCCCGGCGTTGGCTATCTAA
- a CDS encoding PQQ-binding-like beta-propeller repeat protein codes for MLARRLLTASCAAVLTIALGGCGNTDSWVDAAPALGWPAPYGDAANSSYTTTSGASKLTLTWTRSVKGSLAAGPALSARGYLALNAQTPAGCSLMEWENNSNGRQRWCVRLIQGGGFAGPLLDGFDNLYVGQPGAIVAFPVTQWTRWRQPVIGMPTTPRFVGHGHLLVATHLGQVLVFDTHRGKVVGSPVDLVEGVDPADPMRGLADCAPARMGCPVADAPAFSEVNGTVVLGVWQPGAPGAGLVGLKLRDQQLVREWASDAVKDGVLASPVLSADGATVYVNGRDQHLWALHAADGKVKWSVPLGFLAQTPPTVTPEGLIVSGGGPDTRLAAFRDAGDHADQAWRRDDVTPLSTSSLAGGEVGYTVVAGPPHDGGPGLSLLVFNPANGHSVNSYPLPAATGYPVGVSIGYDRRVVTATSDGQVYSFAPA; via the coding sequence GTGCTTGCGCGACGTCTGCTGACCGCCAGCTGCGCTGCCGTGCTCACGATCGCACTCGGCGGTTGCGGCAACACGGATTCCTGGGTTGACGCCGCGCCGGCACTGGGCTGGCCCGCGCCCTACGGCGACGCCGCCAACAGCAGCTACACCACCACGAGCGGCGCCAGCAAGCTCACGCTGACGTGGACGCGTTCGGTCAAGGGCAGCCTGGCGGCCGGGCCGGCACTGAGTGCGCGCGGCTACCTGGCGCTCAACGCCCAGACGCCGGCCGGTTGCTCGCTGATGGAGTGGGAGAACAACAGCAACGGCCGGCAGCGCTGGTGTGTCCGGCTGATACAGGGCGGCGGCTTCGCCGGCCCGTTACTGGACGGCTTCGACAACCTCTACGTCGGACAGCCCGGAGCGATCGTGGCCTTTCCGGTCACCCAGTGGACGCGCTGGCGCCAGCCGGTGATCGGGATGCCGACCACTCCCCGATTCGTCGGGCACGGCCACCTGCTCGTCGCAACCCACCTCGGGCAGGTGCTGGTGTTCGATACCCACCGCGGCAAGGTGGTCGGCAGCCCGGTGGATCTGGTCGAGGGCGTCGACCCGGCCGATCCGATGCGCGGGTTAGCCGACTGCGCACCGGCACGGATGGGCTGCCCGGTAGCCGATGCCCCCGCATTCTCAGAGGTCAACGGGACCGTTGTGCTCGGTGTCTGGCAGCCGGGGGCACCGGGGGCGGGGCTGGTCGGCCTGAAATTGCGGGACCAACAGTTGGTCCGAGAGTGGGCCAGCGATGCCGTCAAAGACGGGGTGCTCGCCAGTCCGGTGCTGTCCGCCGACGGCGCGACGGTCTACGTCAACGGCCGCGACCAACACCTGTGGGCCCTGCACGCCGCCGACGGCAAGGTCAAATGGTCGGTGCCGCTGGGATTTCTGGCGCAGACTCCGCCCACGGTCACCCCGGAGGGCCTGATCGTGTCCGGCGGCGGTCCCGACACCCGGCTGGCGGCCTTCCGTGACGCCGGCGACCATGCCGACCAGGCCTGGCGGCGCGACGACGTCACGCCGTTGTCGACGTCCAGCCTGGCCGGCGGCGAGGTCGGCTACACCGTGGTGGCCGGTCCACCCCACGACGGCGGACCGGGTTTGTCGTTGCTGGTTTTCAATCCGGCCAACGGTCATTCGGTCAACAGCTACCCGCTGCCGGCCGCAACCGGATATCCGGTCGGGGTCTCGATCGGCTACGACCGCCGGGTGGTAACTGCCACCAGCGACGGCCAGGTTTACAGCTTCGCGCCGGCTTAG
- a CDS encoding acyltransferase translates to MTSMWGAPLHRRWRGAQLRDPRQARFLTLASLKWVLANRAYTPWYLVRYWRLLKFKLANPHIITRGMVFLGKGVEIHATPELAQLEIGRWVHIGDKNTIRAHEGSLRFGDKVVLGRDNVINCYLDIEIGDSVLMADWCYVCDFDHRMDDITLPIKDQGIVKSPVRIGPDTWVGVKVTVLRGTSIGRGCVLGSHAVVRGVVPDYSIAVGAPAKVVKNRQVAWDASAAQRAELAAALADIERKKAAN, encoded by the coding sequence ATGACGTCCATGTGGGGTGCGCCGCTGCATCGCCGCTGGCGTGGTGCGCAATTGCGGGACCCGCGCCAGGCCAGGTTCCTCACGCTGGCATCGCTGAAATGGGTACTGGCCAACCGCGCCTATACCCCGTGGTACCTGGTGCGTTACTGGCGGCTGTTGAAGTTCAAACTGGCCAACCCGCACATCATCACCCGGGGCATGGTGTTCCTCGGTAAGGGTGTGGAGATTCACGCGACGCCGGAATTGGCCCAGCTCGAGATCGGCCGCTGGGTGCACATCGGCGACAAGAACACCATCCGCGCTCACGAGGGCTCGCTGCGCTTCGGCGACAAGGTGGTGCTCGGCCGGGACAACGTCATCAACTGCTATCTCGACATCGAGATCGGGGACTCGGTGCTGATGGCGGACTGGTGCTACGTCTGTGACTTCGACCATCGGATGGACGACATCACTTTGCCGATCAAGGACCAGGGGATCGTCAAGTCGCCGGTGCGGATAGGGCCCGATACGTGGGTCGGTGTGAAGGTGACGGTGTTGCGGGGCACGTCTATCGGACGCGGCTGTGTGCTGGGATCGCATGCCGTGGTCCGCGGCGTCGTCCCCGATTATTCGATCGCCGTCGGCGCTCCCGCCAAGGTGGTCAAGAACCGGCAGGTGGCCTGGGATGCGTCGGCCGCGCAGCGCGCCGAACTGGCCGCCGCACTGGCCGATATCGAACGCAAGAAGGCCGCCAACTGA